One Alteromonas sp. KC3 DNA segment encodes these proteins:
- a CDS encoding DUF4097 family beta strand repeat-containing protein, which translates to MMSKKMTELSKMMTKAFGATVLLTIALSVSAGEKVDKTLDTSSSPKVDIEHVNGKADIRVWDKSQVRVTGELGDDTEEFVFEKRGDVVVIHVEVERSNKSWYKKSKDGDDLTIFIPADSDLHYEAVNADVKAEGIKRSVNIEVVNGDVSINDVGEKVEVESVNGDISMTNVRGRLEAEAVNGDIDAKHTGKEEVSVATVNGKVSVESNSPDVQVETVNGRIELNLQEVDTLHINTVNGRTYASLSVNDNGSVKANSVGGTIELVFQKDVSAQFDIEAHAGGDIINKISDEKAKEPKYGPSSWLRFINNGGAANVDISTVHGRIVVDEK; encoded by the coding sequence ATGATGAGTAAGAAAATGACGGAACTATCTAAAATGATGACAAAGGCGTTTGGCGCAACGGTGTTACTAACAATCGCACTTAGTGTGAGCGCAGGGGAGAAAGTAGACAAAACCCTTGATACTTCTTCGTCACCTAAAGTCGATATTGAGCACGTCAATGGTAAGGCAGACATTCGCGTGTGGGACAAGTCTCAGGTAAGGGTTACAGGCGAATTGGGTGATGATACAGAAGAGTTTGTATTTGAAAAGCGCGGTGATGTTGTCGTTATCCACGTTGAAGTAGAGCGCAGTAACAAGAGTTGGTACAAAAAGAGTAAAGACGGTGATGACCTCACTATCTTCATTCCAGCTGACAGTGATTTGCACTATGAAGCGGTCAATGCAGACGTAAAAGCCGAGGGTATCAAGCGTTCGGTGAATATTGAAGTTGTTAATGGTGATGTGTCAATTAACGATGTAGGCGAAAAAGTTGAGGTGGAATCGGTCAACGGTGATATTTCAATGACAAATGTGCGTGGGCGACTTGAAGCGGAAGCGGTGAATGGTGACATCGACGCGAAGCATACGGGTAAAGAAGAGGTGTCTGTTGCCACAGTAAATGGCAAAGTGAGCGTTGAATCTAACAGCCCAGACGTACAGGTAGAAACGGTTAACGGTCGCATTGAGCTAAACTTGCAAGAGGTTGATACTCTTCACATCAATACGGTAAATGGACGCACTTATGCAAGTTTGTCGGTTAATGATAACGGTAGTGTTAAAGCAAATTCAGTTGGCGGCACGATTGAGTTAGTGTTCCAGAAAGATGTGTCTGCGCAGTTCGATATTGAAGCCCATGCTGGTGGCGACATCATCAACAAAATCAGCGATGAAAAAGCTAAAGAGCCTAAGTATGGACCTAGCAGCTGGTTACGTTTTATCAATAATGGCGGTGCAGCAAATGTAGATATCTCGACAGTTCACGGTCGCATCGTAGTAGACGAAAAATGA